One genomic segment of Paenibacillus durus includes these proteins:
- the uvsE gene encoding UV DNA damage repair endonuclease UvsE: MIVRFGYVAMSTVIKNCSPSKTMTMASFSKLQDREAAIRRLESIARGNLHNTLRLLRHNRASGIKVYRMTSKLVPLATHPELRDWNPFAALADDFAEVGRYIKENGIRVSFHPDHFTVLSTPRPEVLASSVRDLRHHTDMLFAMNLPATAKNNIHIGGAYGDKSSAAARFAEHFRELVPEMQERITLENDDKTFNAVETLQVCKTLGLPMVLDIHHQWVNNEGESPWELWPEVSRTWQTPLAQKDAATDKPLPPKIHVSSPRSPSDPRSHADGVEPGPLLAFLKRIAPCTPAVDVMIEAKAKDGALFELMETLKGQEGTESGIAVLDGASIGIEA, from the coding sequence ATGATCGTCCGCTTCGGCTATGTCGCGATGTCCACCGTCATTAAAAATTGTTCACCATCCAAGACGATGACGATGGCTTCATTCAGCAAGCTGCAAGACCGCGAGGCGGCGATTCGCCGCCTTGAGTCGATTGCCAGAGGCAATTTGCATAATACGCTCAGGCTGCTGAGACATAACCGGGCGTCCGGCATAAAGGTGTACCGGATGACCTCGAAGCTGGTCCCTCTGGCTACCCACCCGGAGCTGCGGGACTGGAATCCGTTTGCCGCGCTGGCCGATGATTTTGCCGAGGTTGGCCGTTATATCAAGGAGAACGGGATAAGGGTGTCTTTCCATCCCGATCATTTTACTGTGCTGAGTACTCCTCGTCCCGAGGTGCTTGCCAGTTCCGTCCGAGACCTGCGGCATCATACGGACATGCTCTTCGCAATGAATCTTCCGGCCACGGCCAAGAACAATATTCATATTGGAGGAGCCTACGGGGACAAATCTTCTGCGGCGGCGCGGTTCGCGGAGCACTTCCGGGAGCTCGTGCCGGAAATGCAGGAACGAATCACGCTTGAGAACGACGACAAGACGTTCAATGCAGTGGAGACGCTTCAGGTCTGCAAGACGCTCGGCCTGCCGATGGTGCTGGATATCCATCATCAATGGGTGAATAACGAGGGGGAATCTCCCTGGGAGCTGTGGCCGGAAGTCAGCCGGACCTGGCAGACGCCGCTGGCCCAGAAGGACGCTGCAACAGATAAGCCGCTTCCGCCCAAGATCCACGTGTCCAGTCCCCGCAGCCCTTCCGATCCCCGGAGCCATGCCGATGGCGTTGAGCCGGGGCCGCTGCTTGCTTTTCTGAAACGGATCGCGCCTTGTACGCCGGCGGTGGATGTGATGATTGAAGCTAAGGCGAAGGACGGGGCGCTGTTTGAGCTGATGGAGACGCTGAAAGGACAGGAAGGCACAGAAAGCGGAATCGCTGTATTGGACGGAGCGAGCATCGGTATCGAGGCATAA
- a CDS encoding inositol monophosphatase family protein: MSSLNPNGSKEREPYVVSGKGYTAVAINAAAKAGEYIKSRQGTVKELGTKSSARDLVTEVDKGAEQMIRRLVMTHYPDHAFLGEEGVEPGANAVTAALEELKDNEYLWIVDPVDGTTNFVHGFPFYTVSIALAVRGELTVGVIYDPVRDEMFVAEKGKGAYVHGVKTAVSSEAALDDSLIAIGFPPDRQFAQPTNLAAFQNILPKVRGVRAGGSAALHLAYVAAGRVSAYYEAGLSPWDCAAGVLLVKESGGVVTDMRGEPYHIGTRHIVASNGHIHEDILSSLKEAGATGF; this comes from the coding sequence ATGAGTTCTTTAAATCCTAATGGCAGTAAAGAGCGGGAACCTTATGTCGTATCCGGCAAAGGTTATACGGCGGTAGCCATCAATGCGGCTGCCAAAGCCGGAGAATATATCAAGAGCAGACAAGGGACGGTAAAGGAACTGGGAACGAAGTCATCGGCGCGTGATCTGGTGACGGAAGTGGATAAAGGCGCAGAGCAGATGATCCGCAGACTTGTGATGACGCACTATCCCGATCATGCTTTTCTGGGTGAGGAAGGAGTCGAACCGGGAGCCAATGCCGTAACCGCCGCACTGGAGGAGCTGAAAGACAACGAGTATCTCTGGATCGTCGACCCGGTGGACGGAACAACCAACTTCGTCCACGGTTTTCCCTTCTACACGGTATCCATCGCACTTGCCGTACGCGGCGAATTGACGGTTGGCGTTATTTACGATCCGGTGCGCGATGAAATGTTTGTGGCTGAAAAAGGAAAAGGCGCTTACGTGCATGGCGTCAAGACTGCCGTCTCTTCGGAAGCCGCGCTTGACGATAGTTTGATTGCTATTGGCTTTCCGCCGGACCGGCAGTTTGCCCAACCGACTAATCTGGCTGCCTTCCAGAACATCCTGCCGAAAGTACGCGGCGTCCGCGCCGGGGGCTCCGCCGCTCTGCATCTGGCTTATGTGGCCGCAGGAAGGGTCAGCGCTTACTATGAAGCGGGTCTAAGCCCTTGGGACTGCGCCGCCGGTGTGCTGCTGGTCAAGGAATCGGGCGGAGTGGTTACCGATATGCGGGGTGAGCCGTATCATATCGGCACACGCCACATTGTGGCTTCCAACGGGCATATTCACGAAGACATTCTATCTTCCCTGAAAGAAGCGGGAGCGACCGGATTCTAG
- the acnA gene encoding aconitate hydratase AcnA, whose protein sequence is MPSKDNFNLVRSFTSGGQTYRYYDLQSLEQQGLGSISSLPFSIKVLLEAAVRQFDGRAITEEHVKQLAGWAGDIDRGKEIPFIPARIVLQDFTGVPVVVDLAAMRDTVKKAGGDPKQINPLVPVDLVIDHSVMVDAFGTKDALEYNMNVEFERNEERYRFLRWAQTAFNNFRAVPPATGIVHQVNLEYLASVAATKTADGETTVYPDSLVGTDSHTTMINGLGVVGWGVGGIEAEAGMLGQPLYFVTPDVIGFKLTGSLVEGATATDLALTVTQLLRKKGVVGKFVEFYGPGLANISLADRATVANMAPEYGATIGFFPVDDETLSYLRSTGRPDELVDLVETYYKAQGMFRTAETPDPVFSDTIELDLASVVPSLAGPKRPQDRIELTHMKENFEGIIRTPVDKGGYGLSDEKIAQKVELVHKDGSKSELSTGAVVIAAITSCTNTSNPSVMLGAGLLAKKAVERGLTKPGYVKSSLTPGSLVVTEYLEKADLLKPLEALGFYVAGYGCATCIGNSGPLPDEVAQAVAVNDMTVASVISGNRNFEGRVHAQVKANYLASPPLVVAYAIAGTVNIDLQNDPLGYDPQGEPVYLKDIWPTSAEISEAIKLSVSPEMFRRKYEHVFTANERWNAIPVPEGELYEWDENSTYIQNPPFFENLADGLGDIENIDGARVLALLGDSVTTDHISPAGNITTSGPAGKYLSEHGVERKDFNSYGSRRGNHEVMMRGTFANIRIRNAVAPGTEGGVTTYLPSNEVMPIYDASMRYQAAKQNLVVIAGKEYGTGSSRDWAAKGTFLLGVKAVIAESFERIHRSNLVGMGVLPLQFQEGQSWSSLGLTGREIFDFTGLSNDVQPGQELTVTATREDGTQFEFRVTARLDSMVDVDYYRNGGILQTVLRQMLADASPTATTAE, encoded by the coding sequence ATGCCAAGCAAGGATAATTTCAATCTGGTTCGCTCGTTCACATCGGGCGGCCAAACGTACCGTTATTACGATCTTCAATCCCTTGAACAGCAAGGACTCGGCAGCATCTCTTCCCTTCCTTTTTCCATTAAAGTGCTGCTTGAGGCCGCCGTCCGCCAGTTCGACGGAAGAGCTATTACGGAAGAGCATGTCAAACAGCTGGCCGGATGGGCCGGCGACATCGACCGCGGCAAGGAAATCCCATTCATTCCGGCGCGGATCGTGCTGCAGGATTTCACCGGCGTACCGGTGGTTGTAGACCTTGCGGCCATGCGGGATACCGTGAAAAAAGCCGGCGGCGATCCGAAGCAGATCAACCCGCTCGTGCCGGTCGACCTCGTTATCGACCACTCGGTTATGGTCGACGCCTTCGGCACCAAGGATGCGCTGGAATACAATATGAACGTTGAATTCGAACGCAACGAGGAACGCTACCGCTTCCTGCGCTGGGCGCAGACGGCATTCAACAATTTCCGCGCCGTTCCTCCGGCGACCGGCATCGTGCATCAGGTCAACCTGGAGTATCTCGCTTCGGTAGCAGCCACGAAGACGGCTGACGGAGAGACGACCGTGTATCCGGATTCGCTGGTAGGCACGGACTCCCATACGACGATGATCAACGGTCTAGGCGTCGTAGGCTGGGGCGTCGGCGGTATCGAAGCGGAAGCCGGCATGCTGGGGCAGCCGCTCTATTTTGTAACCCCTGACGTTATCGGCTTCAAGCTGACGGGCAGTCTGGTGGAAGGCGCTACGGCAACCGATCTGGCGCTGACCGTTACCCAATTGCTGCGTAAAAAAGGCGTGGTCGGCAAATTCGTCGAATTCTACGGCCCTGGCCTTGCCAATATCAGCCTGGCCGACCGGGCGACGGTCGCCAATATGGCGCCTGAATACGGCGCGACGATCGGCTTCTTCCCGGTCGACGACGAAACGCTTTCCTATCTGCGCAGCACGGGACGTCCCGATGAGCTGGTGGATCTGGTTGAGACGTATTACAAAGCCCAAGGCATGTTCCGTACGGCGGAAACGCCGGACCCGGTATTCAGCGATACGATCGAGCTGGATCTTGCCTCGGTTGTGCCGAGCTTAGCTGGACCGAAGCGTCCGCAGGACCGGATCGAGCTTACTCATATGAAAGAGAACTTTGAAGGCATTATCCGCACCCCTGTAGACAAGGGCGGCTACGGCCTCAGCGACGAGAAAATTGCGCAAAAGGTCGAGCTTGTTCACAAAGACGGCAGCAAAAGCGAGCTCAGCACGGGCGCAGTCGTCATCGCGGCGATCACAAGCTGTACGAACACTTCCAATCCAAGCGTTATGCTTGGCGCGGGCCTGCTCGCGAAGAAGGCTGTGGAACGCGGCCTGACCAAGCCGGGCTATGTCAAGAGCAGCCTGACGCCGGGTTCGCTGGTCGTCACGGAATATCTGGAGAAGGCGGACCTGCTGAAGCCGCTGGAAGCGCTCGGTTTCTACGTGGCCGGCTACGGCTGCGCCACTTGTATCGGCAACTCCGGCCCGCTGCCGGATGAGGTTGCCCAGGCGGTTGCCGTAAACGATATGACCGTTGCGTCCGTCATTTCCGGCAACCGGAACTTTGAAGGACGTGTGCACGCCCAGGTTAAGGCGAACTATCTCGCTTCCCCGCCGCTGGTTGTAGCTTATGCGATCGCCGGGACGGTCAATATCGACCTGCAAAACGATCCGCTCGGTTACGATCCTCAGGGAGAGCCTGTATACCTGAAAGACATCTGGCCGACCAGCGCCGAGATCAGCGAAGCGATTAAATTGTCCGTCAGCCCGGAAATGTTCCGCCGCAAATACGAGCATGTGTTTACGGCCAATGAGCGCTGGAACGCGATTCCCGTGCCGGAAGGCGAATTGTACGAATGGGACGAGAATTCGACGTATATCCAGAACCCGCCGTTCTTCGAGAATCTGGCGGACGGTCTAGGCGACATCGAGAATATCGACGGCGCGCGCGTACTTGCCCTGCTGGGCGATTCCGTAACCACCGACCATATCTCGCCTGCGGGCAATATTACGACATCCGGCCCCGCCGGCAAGTACCTGAGCGAACATGGCGTGGAGCGCAAGGACTTCAACTCTTACGGTTCCCGCCGCGGCAACCATGAAGTTATGATGCGCGGAACGTTCGCCAACATCCGGATCCGCAACGCGGTCGCTCCGGGAACGGAAGGCGGCGTCACCACCTACCTGCCGAGCAACGAAGTTATGCCGATCTATGACGCTTCCATGCGCTATCAGGCGGCTAAGCAGAATCTGGTCGTCATTGCAGGCAAGGAATACGGCACGGGCAGCTCGCGCGACTGGGCAGCCAAGGGCACGTTCCTGCTGGGCGTCAAAGCCGTCATCGCCGAAAGCTTCGAGCGGATTCATCGCAGCAATCTTGTCGGCATGGGCGTGCTGCCGCTTCAGTTCCAGGAAGGTCAGAGCTGGAGCAGCCTTGGACTGACGGGCCGCGAAATCTTCGACTTCACCGGCCTCAGCAATGACGTGCAGCCCGGCCAGGAGCTGACAGTTACTGCCACCCGCGAGGACGGCACCCAGTTCGAATTCCGGGTTACCGCACGGCTCGACAGCATGGTCGATGTCGATTACTATCGCAACGGCGGCATCCTGCAAACGGTGCTCCGCCAAATGCTGGCGGACGCGTCTCCTACTGCTACGACTGCGGAATAA
- a CDS encoding amidase domain-containing protein, whose amino-acid sequence MDQKWKQSLYVYVDSCNKSRVVPEEEVFTGALSEPDIRLGQQQHGRRITKWYSDRGITPRRCETGVKVLRTAQRDSGDVVAEVALHSAFYYEKGGVTHREDKVERERLTFANANGNAGWAVAGVERDIAEKVPRKGAGVSPAELSGLEAPPFPGPLLSRRVIGPSVRDVRYRREDAAAYADRWWNENNPEFETFAVDCTNYVSQCLFAGGAPINYTGKRETGWWYKGYVGKQEEWSFSWAVSDSLRRYLDGERRYGLRAETVERPEQLMLGDVIQYDWDGDGRFQHSTIVTAFDAGGMPLVNAHTVPSRHRYWDYRDSYAWTDRTAYRFFHIYDYL is encoded by the coding sequence ATGGATCAGAAATGGAAGCAAAGCCTGTATGTATATGTCGATTCATGCAACAAGAGCCGGGTGGTTCCCGAAGAGGAAGTCTTCACCGGCGCTTTGAGCGAACCGGACATCCGGCTCGGGCAGCAGCAGCACGGCCGGAGGATTACGAAATGGTACAGCGATAGAGGGATCACGCCCCGGCGCTGCGAGACGGGGGTCAAGGTGCTGCGGACGGCGCAGCGAGATTCGGGGGACGTTGTAGCGGAAGTTGCCCTGCACAGCGCATTTTATTATGAAAAAGGCGGGGTCACGCACCGCGAAGACAAAGTGGAGCGGGAGCGCCTGACCTTTGCGAATGCTAACGGGAATGCCGGGTGGGCTGTCGCCGGTGTGGAGCGGGATATTGCGGAGAAGGTTCCCCGGAAAGGTGCCGGAGTGTCTCCGGCGGAACTCTCCGGCCTTGAAGCGCCGCCTTTTCCGGGGCCGCTGCTAAGCCGCAGGGTGATAGGCCCTTCCGTCCGCGATGTCCGGTACCGCCGGGAAGATGCGGCGGCGTACGCGGACCGGTGGTGGAATGAGAACAATCCGGAATTTGAAACATTCGCCGTGGACTGCACGAATTATGTCTCCCAATGTCTCTTTGCAGGGGGGGCACCGATCAACTATACTGGTAAAAGAGAAACGGGCTGGTGGTATAAAGGCTACGTCGGCAAGCAGGAGGAGTGGAGCTTCAGTTGGGCTGTCTCGGACAGTCTGCGCCGCTATCTGGACGGGGAACGCCGCTACGGCCTTCGCGCGGAAACCGTGGAGCGGCCCGAACAGCTGATGCTTGGTGACGTCATCCAGTACGACTGGGACGGAGACGGACGCTTTCAGCACAGCACGATCGTTACGGCCTTTGACGCAGGCGGCATGCCGCTTGTCAATGCGCATACGGTGCCAAGCCGCCATCGCTACTGGGATTATCGCGATTCCTATGCCTGGACCGACAGGACGGCGTACCGTTTTTTTCACATTTACGATTATCTATAA
- the fabI gene encoding enoyl-ACP reductase FabI, translating to MGELLTGKNIVVMGVANDRSIAWAIAKSLSEQGARLAFTYESERVEGRVRKLAETIPGSVILPCNVTVDEEIDKLAEELKESFGVLHGIVHSIAFAKGEDLEGRFADTSRSGFALAHDISAYSLVAVAQRLHPLMTEGGSIITMTYMGSERVMRNYNVMGVAKAALEASVRYLASDLGPDNIRVNAVSAGPIRTLAAKGISDFNSILRIVEEKAPLRRSTDSAEVGDTAMFLMSHLSRGITGEVIYVDGGYHIIGG from the coding sequence ATGGGAGAACTGCTGACCGGAAAAAACATTGTTGTGATGGGTGTGGCGAACGATCGCAGCATCGCCTGGGCGATTGCCAAAAGCCTGTCGGAACAGGGAGCGCGCCTTGCCTTTACATATGAGAGCGAACGTGTGGAAGGACGGGTGCGCAAGCTGGCCGAGACCATTCCCGGTTCAGTGATTCTGCCATGCAACGTTACGGTTGATGAGGAAATCGACAAGCTGGCAGAGGAACTGAAAGAGAGCTTTGGCGTGCTGCACGGCATTGTTCACAGCATCGCCTTCGCCAAAGGGGAGGACCTCGAAGGCCGCTTTGCCGACACCTCACGCTCGGGCTTTGCGCTGGCGCATGATATCAGCGCCTACTCGCTGGTTGCGGTCGCCCAGCGGCTGCATCCGCTCATGACCGAGGGCGGCTCCATTATCACTATGACGTATATGGGCTCGGAGCGCGTCATGCGCAATTATAACGTAATGGGTGTGGCAAAAGCGGCGCTTGAGGCTTCGGTGCGCTATCTGGCGAGTGACCTGGGTCCGGATAACATCCGGGTAAACGCCGTTTCGGCCGGACCGATCCGCACCTTGGCTGCCAAAGGCATCAGCGATTTCAACTCGATTCTGCGTATCGTGGAAGAGAAGGCGCCGCTTCGGCGCAGTACGGATTCCGCCGAGGTCGGCGATACGGCGATGTTCCTGATGAGTCATCTGTCACGCGGGATTACCGGAGAAGTAATTTATGTGGACGGTGGATATCACATCATCGGAGGTTAG
- a CDS encoding D-alanine--D-alanine ligase, translating into MDNAKLTVGLVYGGKSGEHEISLQTAFAVMNAFDYDKYEILPFYITKQGLWKIGEKLEAPFSHLEQLKLEGVSADTGKALNAVFSGLGGESVVDVMFPLLHGTNGEDGTIQGLFEMANIPYIGAGVLASAVGMDKVVMKKLFAEMRLEQCRYGYFNAAIWKSKSHDLIVGIEDKLGYPVFVKPANLGSSVGISKAVDKESLIKAVETAFRYDTKVLVEEFIEGRELEVSVLGNDEPEASVPGEIVSSGEYYDYAAKYIDGKSQMLIPASVDPETADRLRELALAAYRAIQGSGIARVDFFLRKSDGRILINEVNTMPGFTPFSMYPLLWRETGLSYQALLDRMIALAFERYQLKQGLKYDNEQ; encoded by the coding sequence ATGGACAATGCAAAACTGACAGTGGGTCTGGTGTACGGCGGCAAATCGGGAGAACATGAAATATCGCTGCAGACTGCTTTTGCCGTGATGAACGCTTTCGACTACGATAAATATGAAATCCTCCCTTTTTATATTACGAAACAGGGGCTGTGGAAGATCGGTGAGAAGCTTGAAGCTCCGTTCAGCCATCTGGAGCAGCTTAAGCTGGAAGGAGTGTCCGCAGACACGGGCAAGGCGCTGAACGCCGTATTCAGCGGTCTCGGCGGTGAAAGCGTGGTCGACGTGATGTTCCCGCTGCTTCACGGCACGAATGGTGAAGACGGAACGATTCAAGGCTTGTTCGAGATGGCTAATATTCCTTATATCGGCGCGGGCGTGCTGGCCTCGGCTGTGGGCATGGACAAAGTCGTCATGAAGAAGCTGTTCGCGGAAATGAGGCTTGAGCAGTGCCGGTACGGTTATTTTAATGCCGCCATCTGGAAGAGCAAGAGCCATGATCTGATTGTCGGAATTGAAGATAAGCTCGGCTATCCGGTATTCGTGAAGCCGGCCAACCTGGGCTCCAGCGTCGGTATCTCCAAAGCCGTAGATAAGGAGAGCCTGATCAAAGCGGTTGAGACCGCCTTCCGTTACGATACCAAGGTTCTTGTCGAGGAATTCATTGAAGGGCGCGAACTGGAGGTCAGCGTGCTTGGCAACGACGAGCCGGAAGCATCCGTTCCCGGCGAAATCGTCTCCTCCGGAGAATATTACGATTACGCGGCCAAGTATATCGACGGCAAATCGCAGATGCTGATTCCGGCTTCCGTCGATCCCGAAACGGCCGACCGTCTGCGGGAGCTGGCACTGGCTGCTTACCGGGCTATTCAGGGCAGCGGCATTGCGCGGGTCGACTTCTTCCTTCGTAAATCCGACGGCAGAATTTTGATCAACGAGGTCAACACGATGCCCGGCTTCACGCCGTTCAGCATGTATCCGCTCTTGTGGCGCGAGACGGGCCTATCCTACCAGGCGCTGCTGGACCGCATGATCGCGCTTGCCTTCGAGCGTTATCAGCTCAAGCAGGGCTTGAAATACGATAACGAGCAATAA
- a CDS encoding family 2A encapsulin nanocompartment cargo protein cysteine desulfurase — MTTNSSHPSLPDPSVLAALASAYFPEFSSGEAAEAASAVPEFAPSVQNTVPSPPAFAPSVLQETPPAAQSYNGLWTEADFLRAIPGAFELDNLGTSSLPGSYAPSVEFLPSSQVPSAVSAPSLSFGSFDVNAARNDFPILAEKVNGKNLVWLDNAATTHKPRQVIERIKYYYEHENSNVHRAAHELAARSTDAYEGAREKAARFLNAPSAQEIVFVRGATEGINLVASSYARHHLQKDDEILITWLEHHANIVPWQLVCEETGAKLRVAPVDESGQILLDEYAKLLSSRTKFVSLTQVSNALGTVTPVAEMVSLAHRYGAKVLVDGAQAVSHLKVDVQALDADFYVFSGHKVFGPTGIGVLYGKPEALEAMRPYQGGGNMIVDVTFEKTIVHPAPARFEAGTGNIADAVGLGAALDYVSSIGLDVINRYEHFLLEYGIESLSRVPGLRLIGTAKEKAGVLSFILSGFTTEEVGKALSHEGIAVRSGHHCAQPILRRFGLESAVRPSLALYNTCGEIDALTSVLLKLKHS, encoded by the coding sequence ATGACTACGAATAGCAGCCATCCATCCCTTCCGGACCCATCCGTCTTGGCGGCGCTGGCGAGTGCATATTTTCCGGAATTTTCATCTGGGGAAGCGGCTGAAGCCGCTTCCGCCGTTCCGGAATTTGCACCATCCGTTCAGAACACGGTTCCTTCGCCTCCAGCCTTTGCACCGTCCGTACTACAGGAGACTCCTCCGGCGGCGCAATCGTACAATGGATTATGGACCGAGGCGGACTTTCTGCGGGCGATTCCGGGTGCTTTTGAATTAGACAATCTAGGGACAAGCTCTTTGCCGGGCAGTTATGCACCGTCGGTCGAGTTCTTGCCCAGCAGCCAAGTTCCTTCCGCCGTTTCGGCACCTTCGCTATCCTTCGGGTCGTTTGATGTAAACGCCGCTAGGAATGATTTTCCGATTTTGGCGGAGAAGGTGAACGGCAAAAATCTGGTGTGGCTGGACAATGCCGCGACGACCCACAAGCCCCGGCAGGTTATCGAGCGGATCAAGTACTATTATGAGCATGAGAATTCCAATGTGCACCGCGCCGCTCACGAGCTGGCTGCGCGCTCTACGGACGCTTACGAGGGCGCCCGCGAGAAGGCAGCCCGGTTCCTGAACGCCCCTTCGGCGCAGGAAATCGTGTTCGTCCGGGGAGCGACCGAGGGAATCAATCTGGTCGCAAGCAGCTACGCCAGACATCATTTGCAGAAAGATGATGAAATTCTCATTACGTGGCTGGAGCATCACGCCAACATCGTACCGTGGCAGTTGGTCTGCGAGGAGACCGGGGCGAAGCTCCGTGTCGCGCCTGTCGATGAGAGCGGACAAATCCTGCTGGACGAATATGCGAAGCTGCTGAGTTCCCGGACGAAGTTCGTCTCCCTGACCCAAGTGTCCAACGCGCTTGGTACGGTTACTCCGGTGGCGGAGATGGTCAGTCTGGCCCACCGTTACGGCGCCAAAGTGCTGGTCGACGGCGCGCAGGCCGTCTCCCACTTGAAAGTGGACGTGCAGGCGCTGGATGCCGATTTTTACGTGTTCTCGGGTCATAAAGTATTTGGTCCCACGGGAATCGGCGTTCTTTACGGCAAACCTGAAGCGCTCGAAGCCATGCGTCCCTACCAGGGCGGAGGCAATATGATCGTGGATGTAACATTCGAGAAGACCATTGTTCACCCGGCCCCGGCCCGTTTTGAAGCGGGAACCGGTAATATTGCGGACGCGGTCGGGCTTGGCGCGGCGCTGGACTACGTTTCCTCGATCGGTCTGGATGTTATTAACCGCTATGAGCATTTCCTGCTGGAGTACGGCATAGAATCGCTTTCACGCGTCCCTGGCCTTCGGCTCATCGGTACGGCAAAGGAAAAAGCGGGCGTGCTGTCCTTCATTCTCTCAGGGTTTACGACGGAGGAGGTCGGCAAGGCCCTTAGCCATGAAGGGATCGCCGTTCGTTCCGGCCATCATTGCGCCCAGCCAATTCTCCGCAGATTCGGGCTTGAGAGCGCGGTAAGACCATCGCTGGCACTCTATAACACCTGCGGGGAAATTGACGCCTTGACGTCAGTGCTTTTGAAGCTGAAGCATAGCTGA
- a CDS encoding serine O-acetyltransferase has protein sequence MSSINDNRMNRLVAEIAASYRERPINPLLDYSLLPSRKRVIESIHLVWELLFPGYFGKQDLNDETMEYHIGSVLIQIQEKLSDQIGRSLLYRRGQDSHSSQEVKPEAEEIIHQFLAEIPRIRNVLATDAQIAFDGDPAANDLSEIIFSYPGLFAVGIYRMAHELEVLSVPLIPRIMTEYAHSVTGIDIHPGAKIGSSFFIDHGTGVVIGETTEIGNRVKIYHGVTLGALSLREGHSMYGKKRHPTLEDDVTVYSGASILGGDTVIGKGVVIGSNVSIFKSVPAGAKVTVKNPELIIKGQAPQEFPQEFTWDWVI, from the coding sequence TTGAGCAGCATTAATGACAACCGAATGAATCGTCTCGTTGCGGAGATTGCGGCCAGCTACCGGGAACGGCCGATTAATCCTTTGCTGGATTATTCGCTGCTTCCGAGCCGCAAGCGGGTGATTGAGAGCATACATTTGGTTTGGGAACTGCTGTTTCCCGGTTATTTCGGCAAGCAGGACTTGAATGACGAGACGATGGAGTATCATATTGGCTCTGTTCTCATACAGATTCAGGAGAAGCTGTCCGACCAGATTGGCCGCTCTTTGCTGTACCGAAGAGGGCAGGATTCCCATTCCTCCCAAGAGGTAAAGCCGGAGGCGGAGGAAATCATTCATCAATTTTTGGCGGAAATTCCGCGGATAAGGAACGTGCTCGCCACCGATGCCCAAATCGCTTTCGACGGAGATCCGGCGGCCAATGATTTGAGCGAGATCATTTTCTCCTATCCCGGCTTATTCGCGGTGGGGATCTACCGTATGGCCCATGAACTGGAAGTGCTGTCTGTGCCGCTCATTCCCAGAATTATGACCGAATATGCGCACAGCGTCACAGGTATTGATATCCATCCCGGGGCGAAGATCGGCAGTTCCTTTTTTATCGACCATGGTACCGGGGTGGTGATCGGAGAAACGACGGAGATCGGGAATCGGGTGAAGATTTACCACGGGGTGACGCTGGGAGCCTTATCGCTCAGGGAGGGTCATTCGATGTATGGGAAAAAGCGCCATCCGACGCTTGAGGATGATGTGACGGTGTATTCCGGCGCATCCATTCTGGGCGGAGATACCGTTATCGGCAAAGGGGTCGTGATCGGCAGCAATGTTTCCATCTTTAAGTCCGTGCCTGCCGGCGCGAAAGTAACTGTAAAGAACCCGGAACTTATCATCAAAGGCCAAGCGCCGCAAGAGTTCCCGCAGGAATTTACCTGGGATTGGGTGATTTGA